From Hydra vulgaris chromosome 07, alternate assembly HydraT2T_AEP, a single genomic window includes:
- the LOC136082522 gene encoding deoxyuridine 5'-triphosphate nucleotidohydrolase-like: protein MRDACSKRYPWSFYESKEIKRIEIKDTHEWTFYETKKSACFDLRSTKDSILQPQQLILVSTGVYIDLINSDFVGHIYSKSGMALKYGVDVLNSPGIIDADYKDETIVILMNHSKDDYIIKRGDAVAQMGFVKSFKALKNVVEIEACCCREVKITMIKDEERKGGLGSTGK, encoded by the coding sequence ATGAGAGATGCTTGTAGCAAACGCTATCCATGGTCTTTTTATGAATCAAAAGAGATTAAAAGGATTGAAATAAAAGATACTCATGAATGgactttttatgaaacaaaaaagagcGCTTGTTTTGATTTGAGAAGCACAAAGGATTCTATACTTCAACCACAACAACTTATTTTAGTAAGCACTGGAGTgtatattgatttaataaattcagATTTTGTAGGACACATATACTCAAAATCAGGTATGGCTCTTAAATATGGTGTTGATGTGTTGAATTCTCCTGGAATAATAGACGCTGATTATAAAGATGAAACTATAGTCATATTGATGAATCATTCAAAAGatgattatattattaaacgtgGAGATGCTGTTGCTCAAATGGGATTTGTGAAAtcatttaaagctttaaaaaatgtagTAGAAATCGAGGCTTGTTGTTGTCGTGAAGTGAAAATCACAATGATTAAAGATGAAGAAAGAAAGGGTGGTTTAGGTTCCactggaaaataa